The sequence below is a genomic window from Phoenix dactylifera cultivar Barhee BC4 chromosome 8, palm_55x_up_171113_PBpolish2nd_filt_p, whole genome shotgun sequence.
TAAGCTAAATAGCTTAAGATGAGAACACAAAAGTATACATATGAGGGATCTGTGGAAGGTATAAAGTATAATGATATTCAGACCAATTGATTTTAGTTGACTAGATATTTTTAATCTTTGGTCTTGCCACAAATACAATAATATATGTAGACAACCACTGACATCACTTAGGTGGAGAAGATGGAGAGGGAGGGGAAAAAGAACCTGTTTGCAAAACTTCCAGAAATCGCGGAGCATATAACCATTTAGTCTTCATTAGTTGAACGAATtgggaaaggaaagaagagtGAAAACTGAGATCATGGATTGTTGGGGATCCTCCTAAAAGAATCTCAACTTCTTGAAGTGTATAAGAAGAATTTATACAacataaatatattttcatGTGCATGTGTACATAGAAGGGGGGGAAGGGGATAAGGGTATGACAATATTTTAGAGAGtcaaatcaaaatatttttgtgatgtttgaccataattcataaaaaaaaaatatccttaGTAAGATTGGTAATAAATGGAAAAACAAGTAATATTTAAAGTGAAAACAGCGGAAGGTAAAAAGTCTGTAGCCCAAGATTCTAGAAAATAGCAAACCTGTGACTAGGAAAAAAATTCCTGGTTTTTGGAATGCATATTCCTAGCAGACAATACATGGTCCATAAAAATAAGGAATACAAAATATAAGACTGAAAATGCCTATCATTTTTCTGGTGGTGTCTTCCTTGAGGTTTTCATTTGGAAAGAGCACATATTACTTGCTGAGTGGGTACTATGGTGGTGGTGATGAGCAATATTCCTGCAATTAACAGTCTTTAAGTGGATGGTTCCATTTATTTTCTTGGCTTTTCTCCAGAATGAGTCCATTAGATGGTATAAAAAGCAATTATCATCATCTGGTCTTGGCACTTAACGAGATACGTCCTATGTAGAAGGTGGTCAGTTAATGCTTCACTTAATAAGGAAAAAAATCACAAAATGGACTTGGATCTTAATTTAGTATCCTTGGAGTTTAGTTTGTACTTAGAAATCTAGATATAGATGGTCAGTTAACACTTCATTTAATATGGAGATTTGACTAAATGGATGTGGAACTTTTTTTGTGATCGTGCTCCCTGAATTTGTACCAGACACCTTTGGAGAAAATTTCATTTTACTTTTGCAATTTTCTATCCCTAATTTAGGTATCCTTAAGAATATGACAAACTATCATTATCTCCCTATATGAGATATTGACATGATCTTTGATTTTTGTTCCGTAATCTTAAGATTTCCATAATACTTTATCCCATTGCAATTTTTAAACGAAGCCCTTTTGACATTTTTCCTCCATGTCAATCTGTTCTGCAACAAAGTCCGTTTTATCCCACAAGAAACACATATTCCAAATTAACAATTTAAGTTTTGACCGTATATACACTATTACATACAGAACTTTGAAgctgaggaaagaaagaagaaatactGTACTCATCTGATGGATCATGATGTGACTGACAAAAGGGGGAAAcacaagagaaggaaaaaagaaacaatgaaagtaaaagaacatcttcaaataaagaataaattacATAATGGTGATTGCATATAAAAGATATTCTTCAACAATCAAAAATGAACCTGTTTTTTCCCTCTAACCCCAAGATGTGGAGTTGCCAAAGTAATAAAGTTAATAGGCTCCAAGCCAGCAATCTTCCCTAAGTTTGAAgagcatgctgatttttctgaagtTATGGTACTAGAACTGATAACATTCTCGTGCCGGCTCCTGTTCAAGATATCTTGATTATAGAGGATGGCGATAGCATATCTGGTAAACAAACCACCTAGAGAATGTGCCAGAAAAGAGATCCTTTTCAAACTTTCTGTTTTTTGGACCACATTCAATACCTGCTCACATAATGCACCATTATCACATCAGTGGTGATACATATTGAAATTCAAAACCGTAAATTATGATCTCATTCCAAAGTAGATACTTCAAGCACTATAAACAGAGAAGTAATCGACAACTTACCTCATCTGCTAATCGCCTTCCAGCTCCATCAACTCCACTGAATGTTTTAGTATAGGCATTATATGAACTTGCTGTAAGGAAGGAAAAATCATAAGAAATGTTGTAAGCTGGAGATCACCTTTGATAAACTGAGCCAGAAGATAATAGAACATTAAAAGAACCAGCATGGATGATATGATAGTAAGAAAGAACAAAAGATTTAGAAATGTTTCAGAtaataataacaaaagaaaaagtataCACATCATACCATAGATTAAAAAATTGCTCCCCAGTCGTTTTTTCAATTCCTCTTCTGCATATATCCAGTCATTAGGACTGCAAAATTTATATCAGTGGAAAAATAAGTCCCATGTTCCACGTTCAGAATATGTTTCACCAATTGATGAGCATGAAATTTAAATTAGATAATCAACTATATAAATCACAGAACATAGAACAACAACAATTGCTCCAAATGAATTTGACATAACACAAAGCAGAAAGATAATATACCACattacaaaaaagaaagaaaacagccTTCTATGCGTACTTAAAGACATGTAAGAATAGATAACTCATCATTTGCAAGCATAATCACCAAGTCATTGTTCTGGATTTACTAAGCAGATTAAGAGAAATCACTTAAAAGTAGAGAAATATGTCACAAGATTCAGCAAGAAATCCCCCTAGCCTCCTTTTTTCCATTTGCCCTTTGTGGAACGGAGGGTTCTCAGTCCATTTACCAACCCATGCATTAACAAGCAAAGCATTCACACAGGTGGCTGACGTACACCTACAGTAAGGTGCAAAACATTCACAGCAATCCAGCATGTAATTCAACAACAGAGATCTTGATAAAGAATGGGATCTGTCAAGAAAAGCACAATAGATTTCTCTAAGTCAAAGGACATTTCAGATCAACAGCCTTATCTGAATATGTTAGTAATGCTACTAGTTTTTTTTAGGGTATCATGTCACAATGAATTTCATACTGAAGAGCTTCCTTTCTACAATCAGCTGTCAACAAAATGGTAACCCTCTGCATAAGTCATCCAGGCCTGGGAGCAGCACAACCATAATTATCTGAAAAAGATGATTGAATAAAATGGAAAAGTTGACCATCTTAACCTCCATTAAAATAGCATTTAGCACTTGAAATGCAATAATTAcaatgttttttcttttaatttttcttacaaaatTCGTTTCTAGTTTATTCTTATTATGCTTGTTTGGTCCGAAAGAATTTTGTTGTATCACTTTAGATTCTTGATTGTTTTTACTTTTAAATCAATTCAGTTTTTTgtaagtttcatttttcttttaattttcattcCTATTCACCGAAGTGTTCTATCATGAATTTATATTTTCTCATGTTGTGAGCCTGCTTATGATTTTCTAGCATCATCTCAGCATGGAGTCAATCTTACCAATGCCTTTGTCTCTTGCCTGGACTCAGAacgcttatatttatattatcaaGTCTTAgtcattcaaaaaaataaaaataaaataaaataaaagctcCCTCTGCTAACTTTGAAAGCTCTCCATACATCCACTTTTCATACACCTCTTTATCCAGGCTTCTTAGATGGCCAAAATAAAATCCTATCTTCAATCAACTCATGACATCCAAACAGATAGAATCCATGTCAACTAACTCAACACATTGAATATGATTGATCTAGCATATAATATATGATCTTGCTGTCCATTATCTTTGTGTACGTCCATTTCAATAATACAGAAAAGAAGAAACTATGCTCGATAGGGGGCATCAGGAAAATATCAAGGGATAGTAAGAAGCATCCATCAATAAGGCAAAACATATACATTTGCAATCTTGTATAGTTATTTGAGTCTTGCAGAAAAACCTGTATCAAGTGCACTGCAGTACAGCACTTAGTTTAAATTTTTGATCAGTGAAgatgagaagtaaagaaagatgaGGGACGAaacatatgagagagagagaagttgcAATAATTTCATGCAGAATAAGAATGAGAGAACCTTGGAGGTTATTTTATAGTAATAAAGGTATACTAGCAAAATGACTAATATAGGCCCCAAAAACATGCCTATGAGGTCTCTTGATTATTTGATTAATAATACAAATATATCTTAAGGCACCAAAACATATAACAAGGCTTCTTTGCTTCTTTCAATCATGTGATTCAGACAATCAAAACAACCAAAAATAGAAGCAAAATGATCCCATCAACCAGAAGTTACCTTGCAATTATCATTTCTACAGAAATTGGGTGATTAACCAATGATGAGCTTttcatttaaaacaaaaaaattaaaacatcaaATTTACTCTGACCTAGCCAAGATGGGTGATGCACATTGAATGTTCAATATTGATAAGTAGAAGTAATAAATTATGTACAAATATACTTGAAATTAAGGTCGCCGTCTCAATACCGAACTCCATATTGGTGCCACACTAACACTATGTTGGTACAAGATCGCTGGCATATCGACTGTCGATATACCTCCTGTACCAGATACTGGTGCCGAACCAGTACGGTATAGGGTGTACCATTCGGTTCCGCCCAGTAAGCGAACCTTGCTTGAAATTATGTGCATACATTGTGCAAGTAAGTGGGATAACAATACATGTATGCCGATCACATTGTGTTTGGTGGATCTTTCCATTACCAAACTTGTCCATTATTTGAACCTTTAGAAAGCAGCCTACGTTCCAATATCTAGTGTTGGTGGCTAGTGTTTGATAAAAAGAGATGGTAGAAGCAATGAATAGGACATCAATGTAAAACACCAGCATTGAAGACCTAAACATCAGACAATCAGGCATCTACGTAAAAAAACCAGCATTGAAGCCCTAAACATCAGAAAGTCAAGTATCAAGCATGACACATATAAAGCAGTTGCATTCAATCTGGCTATAGCATTGAGAATTTATTCAAACATGACAGCTAGTGTGCAAAAATTCATTCCTCATTGCCAATAATGCACTATAAAGGACAAGACTCAAAACATTACCAGAACTGTGAAGTACATAATGCCATAATTCTCATGTGCATTCACATATGCTGTTTGACATTGCCACATATATGTTTATGAGTTTACCTAGCCAAGATGCCATGAACAAGAACAAGAAGATGATCAGGTCCATTTTTTAACTTGGAGATATCCTTGGATGCTGTGACACTTCCCCTGCTTGTACTCATTATATGAAATCTAAAATTTAACTCATCCCTGCTTGAGTCCAGTCCTGCACAGACAGAATCAATTGCACCATGAGAACCTGCTCTACATGCGACCATACTAAGGATCCCACACAACAGCATTCAATTAATACAAATATGTCCTCGAAGAAGCAAGAAAgaataaatctaaaaataataacatttttagaatgataataggaataagagggttccaaaaagaacaaagatgtaagaaacagaaggaaaaagtaAGAGATTCAGCACCCATAATCTGGCCACCTTCAGGGTCTCCTAGCTTGACTAGGAATTATATTTTAGGATGGAAGAGGATCCGAACAAagacattttctttcctttcctaatTTTTCCTTACAAAATGGCTGGCCATACCTTCTTCTCTTCCAATTCTTTGAAAGGAGTGCAAACTGGCAGAAGAAGTAtatctattttctttattttagacCTCTTTTACAGGAATAAGTGGCTGATCATGCTATTATAGGAAAATCCAATGTATTAAAATGTGGATGGCAGGCACATAGCAGCCAAGGGTTTCATGGTGGATAGAGCACAGAGGGCGCTATATGGGCAAAATAATCCAATGCAGGCTGCTAAAACATATGAATATTTTTTCTAACAAAATATGAGAAATCAATATTTTACATcaacttcaagaaaaaaaataataaaaaaaataaagacaaTGTTATAAGAACATCATCCACCTAACACGATAAAATGATGCCAATATCGATATCATAATACCATCATCTGCCaaacaaaataatattaaagCACCCGATCACATAACATCAACCATAGAAGAAAGAAGTCCACAATCATGCAGCAAAATCTACCAAACAaaatatcatcatcaatagaTACGACTCCTCTAGAATCTAGAGAAAAAAATGTCAAATGACAAATTGATAGTTGTTTATTCCAATAATCATTTGCACCTTTAGGCCACCTTCCTCCTCTCGTCTCTCTGATTCTTGTTCTATCCATTTGGCTAGCACATAAAAGAAGTAGACTGGCCCTTGTTTTTAATAAACCACTGGATTTGTTCATTTGATGTATAATTGTCAGACCAGTCAAATTGGTGCCAATGCAGCTTGCCATGGAATAAAGCAGCCACCTTGAGCCCATAATGTAGCGGTTGTTATAGCAGGTTTTCGCCAATATTCTCGGGTATCAAGCATCGTATGGTGCTGCAATGAAGCTTAACATAGCAGTTCATGACGAAACCACTAAGGCGGCTACTATAGCACCAATTCTTTGAAATGATGGTCTGAAAATCTAGAGTTCAACCACTCTAAAAAAGTTTCATGTTCGCCTTGAAAGAGATTCTCACAAAAGGCCTCCAACTTAAAAATTAGTGGTTCATGATATGTGTTAGAAAGATAGGAGATCTCACCACTTCAAGTAACTGAACCACaagtgattttatttcattttgtttTGTCGTAGTTCCTCGTTAAGTAAAGAAGTCTTCTAGCAACCATCACCAACAGTCTCACACAAAGGAGCAGTCTTCATTTCGGTAGTTATAGTtctgataaagaaaagaaaaaaaattcttttcttttctcttcaacATGTAACCCCATGGGATGAGCATGCATATTTTCAATGCTAGATATGATACCTAGGCTCATGGTGATGAAATGCTCCAAGATATCATCACTATTGTTCTTCTCAAAAGTCCCTTTTAATTGATAAgcattcttttcttctctctactTGTTGTATACAGGTTGAAGCCTCCAATTTCCAGATATTTCATTAAATCATAATTGAACTTTAATTCCTCACATTATGCTACATGCAATCCCTCCTTGCTTAGTCAAACAAACTTTTGATGAAAGATTAGCCTGCCTTAGTCTATTCTATCCGAACTCCCAATCCATCTTTCCTTCAATTACAGGCCTTGAAACATTGTCACTTCACAATCCAAACACAAAAAAGCTTATACAAAACTTATTTCATATAACAATTTCTCTTAGGATCCCAACCTTGGTAGTAAATTTTGCCAAATTTTCAAATATGAACCATCAACACGGCAACCCTTATTTCAGCTCAAATTACCATAAGCTCCCAAAGACCCAGTGGATCATGTTCCCCAAGCCATCCAGCATCAAAATGCTTACAAAATCATATATCAGTCATAGATGCATCAAAAGGCTACGAACCTTCCCATTGTTCAACCTAAAAGGACATGTTCTTGCTAAATGATACATAATTCATTATACAATAGCCATCCACCCAAGAATAGTTTGCCATAATGTTTAGTTCATGGTAAAACAAGTACTGCAGAAGGCGAAGACATAAATTTTTAAACAAGTCAGTAGTTTGGTGGCCAGGAACTTATAGACCAATTTCCTCATCTGTTTTGACCTTGCAAAATAAAAAGTCAACTATGGCTGAATCCCACAGAATGAAACACAGCAACAAAGTTTTAGAATTACATGATTCTTCATGGACGTGAAAGTTGACCGTGTGATTTTATATGTAAAATTGCAGTGCCAAGGAGAACTTAAGAATTTGGTGGTCGGAGCACAGTCACACATTCATCACAAGTCCCTCCATAACTTTTATCACTGCTGGGGTAATGAAGTCATCTATTCATATAACCTAGGTGCTTTATTAAGACATTGATAGAGGTTATGAGGTTGCAAAAGCTTCAAGGGAAGCATGTTTCGCACAAGATAAAAGTATTAGTCACATCCTAGTTCACTGTATTTTCCAGGAGGATTTGAATCTGTCATATGAAATCAGTGTGCTGGAGGCCAATCCTGAATCATATGCAAAGGTGGGAAAGATTCTGGAGGGTCCATATTTCAGTAACAGGGGGGCTCTCCTACTAAGGGTGTTGCACCTGCCCTACACCCACATTTGCACCCACTTGCTGaagttttaattaatttttcgtTTGATTGATTTTACCAGTATCAATCAAACTTCAGTAGTAAAAATAATAGTGATTGTCCACCGTTTTTTCAATATTTGTTTCAAGAATTTCCTTTTGACATGTAATAAAAGGATGAGCAGAAACTTTTGAAATTGTCTTGCACATATGATTCCTAGGCAGCTCTGCGCCCTGCTTCCCTCATTCAGTAGCTGCTTCCAATTCAGGGAACTAAGGTTCAAAAGTTAGGTCAAACATGAATAACAGAAGTGAATCCAACATGTGTTGTGGATCTTTAAGATGAAGATAAACAAAAGCCCGGGATTGCAATACCTTATTGTGTACTGACTCTAGCACATGGCATAATCCTATCATGCACTCTTTTTCATATATGGAACTAAATCATTCCAAATGTTGTGATCTGACCACATTCTGGATTGAAATCACAAGATTACGAGTAACTTAGCTCTTAGAGCCCCGTACAAAGCCTATGGAAGTGCCCAAGGAATTAACAATTCATAGATACAAAGACTTCAcgcatatatttaattttttgctAGAATTACCGATGCTTATGGGGAACGGTCCTGCGCAAGTTTCTTCTCTCTTTGTTCTGCTTTTCATCATTTGCGAAGATCGTTAAAAAGATTCGACATTGCAAAAACGAATCACCATCGAAGCATTCGGctaaattcttttccaaaagccAGAGAAGATCGAAGAAAAACACAAACCCCAGGCTGAATCACAAATATACCCCGCAGGATATCAAAATCATCGACCTCCGCAAGACATAAAAAATCGCAAGAACTCAACGATACATCTTTtccagtttaaaaaattcaagaaaatcAAGATTGTTACGAGATTCTTAAACGGCCAATCAAGAAACTTCATCACCCAGAACAAAGaatcaagaaaaggaaaaagatggaATTACCCACGATTTGAGACCCTACCGATCCATTTTCCACAAACAATCAAGAAGAGCGGAAATGAAGGAGAAACAGGAAAGAAAGGAGAACCTGCGAAATTACTGGAGGAAAGAGGATCCCCAAAGAGAGCGGAGGACGGGCCGAGCAAGGAGGACGCGTGGCCGCCACTCCTGGTCTTGATCCGGGGCGAGCCGCCGCAATATCTACACCGATGGGCAGCTAGCGATGATACCGCGCACGCCATCCAATCTTCtccttttatatttatttatacaaAAAGAATTTCGTTGCTTTGGAGAACAAGCAATTTAGCAGAGCgatcttttgtttctttttcctccttttgcAACCTTTTCGTCCCTTTCGGATCTTCGGTTTCTCGTTATGACATCACCGCGCGTCGTCGCCATCGCCGCCCATTTCCTACTATCTCCGAGCACAGGCGGAAAAGCTGAGGTTTGAACTCCACGCGCCAGCCTGTGGGAGGAGGGGAAGAGATGATAACGACGACGCTTTGGCCTCTCGACTCTCGAGAGAGCACTCTTGTTAGTCTCGTACTCTTTATTTCCAGTCCAGCTGTGGTTGGTCTGCTTTGTGCTGCGGAAACGCCAACCTTCGCCGCCGGCAGGAACTCTTTGCCTTATCACCTCTCTTTTATTTgcactgaaaaaaaaagaaaagcgaatgATCATATAATTTAAGTacgaatatataaaaaaataaaaaatatatattttagagCCTATTACAGAGCTCCTTCCCTTCAATTCAAAAAAGAGTATCTATTGGCCGCTACTGAAATGTCTTTAAATACTTGTCCCTTGTCCTACAAAATTACTCTTGCTTCTTGATATGAGGGCATGTACGTGATACATTAGCTTGCAGCACAAGAAAAAATATAtgcttatattattattattatggtaGAAAAAGATCGAAAaacttaaatttaattaaaagtTTAAGTAGGATTGAGTTGTTAATTTAATTACAAAGAGTGCCTCTAGAATGGTTGACCGCTACTGAAATAGCTTTAAATACTTGTTCTTTGTCCTACAGAAATTACTCTTGATACTTGATAATGAGTCGGCATGTACATGAAACATTAGCTTgcagcacaaaaaaaaataattatattatgataactattgttattatagaagaaaaaaggtcgaaaaacttaaatttaataaaaaaattcaagtAGAATTGAGCTGCtcatttaattaaaaattaaattttatagaATTGGTGAATCGATCTGTTCATTCTAGAATGGCCCTATATTAACCAAACTACATtcattctatatttttttttcaaacctgCAGTATAAAAGTTAGGATCTGAATTAGATAGATGGACCAACGGAATCTTATAGAAATTAATGTTTGATTGTgttaggggaaaaaccccaagtcatatatccacagaggcgctcggccgaagagcgccgaccgaaaagctgctcggccaagaaGTGCCGACTGGAAAGCCACTCGGCCGAAgaacgccgaccggaaagctgctcggccaaaggatgccgaccaggaaggcactcgactagagggcgtcgaccagagcgcgcgccaagaggtgccccacccaaagctgttcggttagaaagtgccgaccaaagacagcgccaaggcgctctgctagaaggtgctcgcctaaagggcgccgaccaggagtacttgaagcaaccccgccacagggcgccccattgggcgaccagctcggctcggcactcttgccgagccgatgccttaaccaaatgtttaacctccgcctaaagtccaagggactgacaactcctacggcttgcgacctgccactatctccaagccatcaaggcataagatcttcgcaggtattcggcacgacctgccattaatgcacgagactctctcaagtctccgatgcactcagtcatttaatgaacacggcccaagacgatctccggatcactgaaccatcagagcgcatggctctacctgaccgccggttcattcggtaataaattcacttaccatccacagaccccaggcccgctacggccggcggttcaaccactccaacaggtccgatcgaccgtgacaactccctggttccggtctgattcggccttattttccaccacgccattaatgggccaaatcgtgcccaattatcacataacaggacaaacctcatttcacctcccaggtaaccgaatcctcctataaaagggaacctggggggaagaggaaagggggaccaaaagcaagagaaaaaacccggagctggagagaaccctcctagaccgggggaaaaggaagaaaacagcatagacacaattgaacacaagattctgtcttctccacatactctctcccctgctctctccacatacttgccccctctgacttaggcatcggagggccggcgccggggagcccggccaccggcttttttgtaggacaggacaggactggacgcaccacccctcttcggacgctcccacgcccccggcggaggacgcagccagccggcgcaccgccgtccgcccctgcagcagcggagctcctccttccctggcttcgcggcggcctccgggtccaatttccagcaacagttggcgctagaggaagggcccgagttcgctaccatgaagctaagaagcaaaggggcttccaacgcctctcgacgtcctccaccaagcccagaatgttccgttcggaactcaccacccccggttgagccagcacctcaagttcaaccggaacaatttgatgccctggtgcagcaagtgcaggcgttggctaccgccgtccaaagtttgcaacccaggggcatcccagcagcaccgcctcccccggctccagttcaaccggagccccctacaagcgggcttcctcttcgaggtcaggactctcaagtccaggcctccctctggagagagcacccagtcagagatcacggaggctggccacagccttcagaagccgagtcggttccagggcaacttgCACCCAGAGGAACCGCtgtagcgatcctccagaatgatgaactcgacaagaaggtcgaaaagctggagcgccaaatccaggcactccacgggagaaaatcgg
It includes:
- the LOC103723056 gene encoding uncharacterized protein LOC103723056, which translates into the protein MACAVSSLAAHRCRYCGGSPRIKTRSGGHASSLLGPSSALFGDPLSSSNFAGLDSSRDELNFRFHIMSTSRGSVTASKDISKLKNGPDHLLVLVHGILASPNDWIYAEEELKKRLGSNFLIYASSYNAYTKTFSGVDGAGRRLADEVLNVVQKTESLKRISFLAHSLGGLFTRYAIAILYNQDILNRSRHENVISSSTITSEKSACSSNLGKIAGLEPINFITLATPHLGVRGKKQLPFLLGVPILEKLAPPLAPIFIGRTGRQLFLTDGKPSKPPLLLRMTSDYEDNKFISALASFKSRTLYANVSYDHMVGWRTSSIRRESELVKPSRRSLDGYKHVVDVEYCPPVPSEGPHFPAKAARAKEVAQTASNTQHTAEYYDMMEEEMIRGLQRVGWKKVDVSFHSAFWPFFAHNNIHVKSEWLHSAGAGVIAHVADNLKQQESHTFLAANL